One region of Pseudoalteromonas piscicida genomic DNA includes:
- a CDS encoding MBL fold metallo-hydrolase — MIKLAKSLFAAIALSIMFVSNVQADDVEFKLQEVAKGLHVLFGQGGNIAISSGSDGVYIVDDQFAKLSEQIKAKIKTIQPNAPEFVINTHHHGDHTGGNENFAQAGSHVIAHHNVYKRLEQKHGDGSDYLPTLTFGSDMKLHFNQEHAHLWHYHHAHTDGDAVIFFDRANAVHMGDIYFNLGSLPFVDVDSGGSLNGTIAAVQDVIEKIDDKTTVIPGHGPVTDKQNLQDYLALLQKAKVLMLDAMKNNTSLEEVLAARPLQVLNLNYANWLPEERVTTLFYRSLKSPQ, encoded by the coding sequence ATGATTAAACTCGCAAAAAGCTTATTCGCAGCCATAGCGCTCAGTATAATGTTCGTGTCAAATGTTCAGGCTGATGACGTTGAGTTTAAGTTGCAAGAGGTAGCAAAGGGCCTTCACGTGCTATTTGGGCAAGGCGGTAATATTGCGATAAGCTCAGGCTCGGATGGCGTTTATATCGTCGATGATCAGTTCGCTAAACTCAGCGAACAAATTAAAGCCAAAATCAAAACAATCCAACCCAATGCACCTGAGTTTGTTATTAATACCCATCATCATGGCGACCATACAGGAGGCAACGAAAATTTCGCACAAGCGGGCAGCCATGTTATCGCGCATCACAATGTATACAAGCGGTTAGAACAAAAACATGGTGACGGTTCTGACTACTTGCCAACCTTGACGTTTGGCAGTGATATGAAGCTCCACTTTAACCAAGAGCATGCTCACTTGTGGCATTATCATCACGCCCATACCGATGGCGATGCTGTGATCTTTTTTGACCGGGCAAATGCCGTACATATGGGCGATATCTATTTTAATTTAGGCAGCTTACCTTTTGTCGATGTCGACAGCGGCGGCTCCTTAAACGGGACAATTGCAGCGGTACAAGATGTGATAGAGAAAATAGACGACAAGACTACCGTCATACCAGGCCATGGTCCTGTAACAGATAAACAAAATTTACAAGACTATCTAGCACTATTACAAAAAGCGAAAGTACTTATGCTAGATGCAATGAAAAATAATACAAGCTTGGAAGAAGTTTTAGCCGCTCGTCCACTACAAGTACTCAATCTTAACTATGCTAATTGGCTACCAGAGGAGCGCGTTACCACTTTATTCTATCGCAGTTTGAAATCGCCCCAGTAA